Proteins from a genomic interval of Arachis hypogaea cultivar Tifrunner chromosome 10, arahy.Tifrunner.gnm2.J5K5, whole genome shotgun sequence:
- the LOC112718294 gene encoding uncharacterized protein, with the protein MVKQSTQLKELKTQTQQPQFKELEIEVERQISAIRVVRDVEIERLLMELRLVRSCFSEEQLRKPMLQVFEETLPNLSIVKDGGNGKFDVKWKERGSRMSTTCGGVGRDLHASLFQMLSIAFPSECPSSVPQFGGFEYSSNTGSV; encoded by the exons ATGGTCAAACAATCAACTCAATTGAAGGAACTTAAAACCCAAACGCAGCAACCTCAATTCAAGGAGCTTGAAATCGAAG TGGAGCGTCAAATCAGTGCAATTAGGGTGGTTCGTGATGTTGAGATCGAGAGATTGTTGATGGAACTTCGTTTGGTTCGGTCGTGTTTCAGTGAGGAACAGCTCCGGAAGCCAATGCTGCAGGTCTTCGAAGAAACCTTACCGAATCTCTCAATTGTGAAAGATGGTGGGAATGGGAAATTCGATGTGAagtggaaagagagagggagcaGAATGTCCACGACCTGTGGTGGTGTAGGAAGAGATTTGCACGCTTCTCTGTTCCAGATGCTTTCAATTGCTTTTCCTTCGGAATGTCCTTCTTCGGTTCCTCAGTTTGGTGGTTTTGAATACTCTAGCAATACTGGTAgtgtttag